The Herpetosiphonaceae bacterium sequence ACCAAGAACCAAATGGTGTAGCAGCCTGCCGAGGTTTGGAGAAGGGGGCTAGGCGGCGAGGGCCTCACCGCGAAACTCGAAACAAAAGAACACAGGACCGGCGCTGGATGCTCGGTCCTGTGTTCTCTGTTCTGTGTTCCCTGTTCTCCGCCTACCTTCCCGCCGTTAGCGTCTGCCCGACGAGATCCAGCACGGGGCTCGTAAGAAAGCCCTGGAGGACCACCAGCAGCGCCGCGAAGCCTACGCCAATCAGCATCGGCGAGGTGGTGAACGAGCGAACAGGCTCGGTGCGCTCGCGCATGTACATATTGACGATGATGCGCAGGTAGTAGAACGCCGAGATGACGCTGCTCAGCAGGCCGATCAGCGCCAGCCACCAGTACCCGGCCTGATACGCCACCTGGAAGACCAGCCACTTGGCGAAGAAGCCCGCCAGCGGCGGTACACCGGCCAGCGACAGCATGAAGATTGCCATCGCCATGCCGAGCAGCGGCTGCCGCCAGCCCATACCGGCAAGATCGGCAATGTCGAAGCGCTCCTCGCCCGCCTGCTCCAGCGCGATCACCACCGCGAACGCGCCCAGGTTGGTCAGCGAGTAGGCCAGGATATAGTACAGGAAGCTCTCGACCGCGCCCGCCTGGCGAATCGCGACCAGCGCGCAGAGAATAAAGCCAGCGTGGGCAATCGCCGAGTAGGCCAGCATGCGCTTGATATTATTCTGCACCACCGCCGCGACATTGCCGATCACCATCGTCAGCGCGGCCAGCAGCGCCAGCGGCAACTGCCACGTCTCGATCAGCCCCGGCAGCGCGATCTGCACCACCCGCAGCAGTGCCGCGAAGCCTGCCGCTTTGGTCGCCGTCGACATGTAGGCCGAAACGGGCGTCGGCGATCCCTCGTACACGTCGGGCGTCCACATATGGAACGGCACCATCGAGATCTTGTAGCCGAAGCCGATGATCAGCAATCCCACGCCGATCAGCAGCACCGGCGACGTGCGCAGCGCCGCGTTATCTTCGAGGATAGTGGCGATCGTGGTCAGATCCGTCGAGCCGGTGGTGCCATAGACCAGCGCGATGCCATAGATCAGAAAGCCCGCCGCGAACGCGCCATAGAGCAGGTACTTCATCGCGGCCTCTTCCGAGCGGATGCGCGGATAGGCAAAGCCCGCCAGCACGTACAGCCCGATCGAAACCCACTCCAGGCTCAGGAAGAGCACGATCAGGTTGCTGCCGTGCGCCATCATCATCATCCCGGCGGTGGTGAAGAGCAGCAGCGAGTAGTACTCGCCCATCTCGATCGATTGCCGCTTGAGATAGTCGATCGAGAAGAGGACCGTGATCGCCGTGATCAGCGCCAAGA is a genomic window containing:
- a CDS encoding NADH-quinone oxidoreductase subunit N — translated: MNVTIPQIDWATIGPPLLLVVWATVLLLIDLFIANKRTTAYLALLGLAASAAVAVPFWGAQPRLSFAGMARIDDTAIVIDWILALITAITVLFSIDYLKRQSIEMGEYYSLLLFTTAGMMMMAHGSNLIVLFLSLEWVSIGLYVLAGFAYPRIRSEEAAMKYLLYGAFAAGFLIYGIALVYGTTGSTDLTTIATILEDNAALRTSPVLLIGVGLLIIGFGYKISMVPFHMWTPDVYEGSPTPVSAYMSTATKAAGFAALLRVVQIALPGLIETWQLPLALLAALTMVIGNVAAVVQNNIKRMLAYSAIAHAGFILCALVAIRQAGAVESFLYYILAYSLTNLGAFAVVIALEQAGEERFDIADLAGMGWRQPLLGMAMAIFMLSLAGVPPLAGFFAKWLVFQVAYQAGYWWLALIGLLSSVISAFYYLRIIVNMYMRERTEPVRSFTTSPMLIGVGFAALLVVLQGFLTSPVLDLVGQTLTAGR